A single genomic interval of Methanocorpusculum sp. harbors:
- a CDS encoding type I restriction endonuclease yields MDFNEQLCVFSNRIPKIVEGIKTEEATKTGLVMPFLQILGYNVFDPTEVCPECIADVGIKKGEKIDYAIMQDGKPIILIECKTVGTDLATVHMSQLFRYFSVGPAKIGILTNGVKYLFYSDCEALNKMDTKPFLDVDLLNLTEQSAENLKQFRKESFNVDKILPSAMNMKYIKAMKLILAQEMENPSQDFVKYFAHQIYDGLLTKNVVNNFTEITKRALHQFINDIINDRLKSAMSPEIPEQPKEIEENVEEESDIITTDEEREGFLIVRAILSDTVDPTRVIMRDVKTYCGIILDDNNRKPICRLHFNSQTKRYITIFVNGKEEKYPITSTPDIYKYASQMRDVVKLYDTQ; encoded by the coding sequence ATGGATTTTAATGAACAATTATGCGTTTTTTCAAACAGAATTCCAAAAATCGTTGAAGGTATAAAAACTGAGGAGGCAACAAAAACTGGATTGGTAATGCCTTTCCTCCAGATTCTGGGGTATAATGTATTTGATCCGACTGAGGTTTGTCCGGAGTGCATTGCGGATGTTGGAATCAAAAAAGGAGAAAAAATAGATTATGCTATTATGCAGGATGGAAAACCCATCATTCTTATTGAATGTAAAACCGTTGGTACTGATCTGGCAACGGTTCACATGTCACAACTATTCCGCTATTTCTCTGTGGGTCCTGCAAAAATCGGTATTCTGACAAATGGGGTAAAGTATCTGTTTTATTCGGATTGCGAAGCTCTAAACAAGATGGACACAAAACCTTTCCTTGATGTGGATCTGCTTAATCTCACTGAGCAAAGTGCGGAGAATTTAAAACAATTCAGAAAGGAGAGCTTCAATGTGGATAAGATCCTGCCGTCTGCTATGAATATGAAATATATCAAAGCGATGAAGCTTATCCTTGCTCAGGAGATGGAAAATCCGTCGCAGGATTTCGTGAAATATTTTGCACATCAGATTTACGATGGGCTTCTCACCAAAAATGTAGTAAATAACTTCACGGAAATAACCAAGCGTGCCTTGCATCAGTTCATCAATGATATCATCAATGACCGTCTCAAATCTGCGATGTCCCCCGAAATACCCGAACAACCAAAAGAAATTGAAGAAAATGTCGAGGAAGAGTCAGACATTATCACCACTGATGAGGAAAGGGAGGGATTTTTAATCGTTCGTGCGATTCTGAGTGATACGGTGGATCCCACACGGGTTATAATGAGGGATGTAAAAACATACTGCGGCATTATTTTGGATGATAATAACCGAAAACCCATCTGCCGGTTACATTTCAATAGTCAGACAAAGCGTTACATCACGATATTTGTCAATGGAAAAGAGGAGAAGTATCCAATTACGTCAACGCCGGATATCTACAAATATGCTTCTCAAATGCGTGATGTCGTGAAACTGTACGATACACAATAA
- a CDS encoding 1-acyl-sn-glycerol-3-phosphate acyltransferase: MQSIRVFWYKGVYRTARFIASPAMGRKLHYTYDIVTPKHTPHMVFSNHTTLWDHLMIGMAVKGHMYYVAGEHLFRKKSTRFCGAFLLDPIIRKKGAPAGEVIHDIKERLSAGHNVWMSPEGVRSINGETAFISPGTGKLVKECGDLGASLITYRMHGGYLRRPRWGKTQRDGKMRGEFVHEYLPDELKSMTVDQINEAINRDLYVNTFDDQKKDPQPYTGTDLAEYLETILYICPECKQMGKLHSKGDILSCECGYAVKFNEFGLFEPASDHPLHFDNIVSWDHWQRDLIKENLPAYLATPKDVPIESDEGQILGKIGAMKSVEDLGTGRFSVYVDRLEFDGDKGKFVFPFADIEGFAFSLQMKILFSMHDGTYYEVESKIPRSAAKYMVLYRFLIGKEYK, from the coding sequence ATGCAGAGCATTCGTGTTTTCTGGTACAAAGGCGTGTACAGAACGGCACGTTTTATTGCCAGTCCGGCAATGGGACGGAAATTACATTATACCTACGATATAGTCACCCCAAAGCATACTCCCCATATGGTCTTCTCCAACCACACCACCCTGTGGGATCACCTGATGATCGGCATGGCGGTCAAAGGGCACATGTATTATGTGGCAGGCGAACACCTGTTTCGAAAAAAATCAACGCGGTTTTGTGGAGCTTTTCTGCTCGACCCGATCATCCGAAAGAAAGGGGCGCCCGCCGGTGAAGTCATCCATGATATCAAAGAGAGACTCAGTGCAGGTCATAATGTCTGGATGTCCCCCGAAGGGGTCAGATCTATCAACGGCGAGACCGCGTTCATCTCGCCCGGGACCGGAAAACTGGTCAAAGAATGCGGAGATCTCGGCGCCTCGCTGATCACCTACCGGATGCACGGCGGATATCTGCGCCGCCCACGGTGGGGAAAAACCCAGCGTGACGGCAAAATGCGGGGAGAGTTCGTACACGAATACTTACCTGACGAGCTGAAGAGCATGACCGTCGATCAGATCAATGAAGCAATCAACCGCGATCTGTACGTGAATACGTTCGATGACCAGAAAAAGGACCCGCAGCCCTACACCGGCACGGATCTTGCCGAGTATCTGGAAACCATCCTCTACATCTGCCCGGAGTGTAAACAGATGGGCAAACTGCATAGTAAAGGAGATATCCTTTCCTGCGAATGCGGCTATGCGGTGAAATTCAACGAGTTCGGTCTGTTTGAGCCGGCGTCCGATCACCCGCTTCACTTTGACAACATCGTCTCCTGGGATCACTGGCAGCGGGATCTGATCAAGGAGAATCTGCCGGCGTATCTCGCGACCCCGAAGGATGTCCCGATCGAGTCGGACGAGGGGCAGATCCTTGGAAAGATCGGAGCGATGAAGTCGGTCGAGGATCTCGGCACCGGAAGATTTTCGGTCTATGTGGACAGACTTGAGTTCGACGGCGACAAAGGGAAATTCGTGTTCCCGTTTGCGGATATCGAAGGGTTTGCGTTTTCTCTGCAGATGAAGATCCTCTTCTCGATGCACGACGGAACATATTACGAAGTCGAGTCGAAGATCCCGCGGTCTGCGGCAAAATATATGGTGCTTTACCGGTTTTTGATCGGTAAAGAGTATAAGTGA
- the purH gene encoding bifunctional phosphoribosylaminoimidazolecarboxamide formyltransferase/IMP cyclohydrolase: MTLALLSVWDKTGILDLARALIAKNIGILSSGGTAKALREAGIPAKDVSDYTCFPEMMDGRVKTLHPKVHGGLLGRRGIDDEVMAKHGIEPIDILCVNLYPFEEMSKKNLPLEELIEFVDIGGPAMIRAASKNYKDVAVLTDPSDYPMAIEAIKTGGFTPEQKLRLATKAFTRTAAYDALISNYLNGIEKEFPDVYTVQFGNGRKLRYGENPHQMAAVYGTSGIAGQVALQGKEMSYNNYLDVHAAVSLCRELDGFATVIVKHNNPCGVAVGKNQLESYLKARDVDPVSAYGSVVAMSTPVDTEIAKEICSTFVEVLIAPSFSDEAREMMKTKQNMRLLLLPPAEPADEIRTIDGGILVQRTPAYIEDWKVVSKRAPTPDEVEALKLAWKVVKYAKSNAIIYANKTETVGIGVGQMNRVDSAKLAVQKAAEFGRTMKGTVIGSDAFLPFSDTLEVAAAAGATALIQPGGSIRDAEVLAKADELGVAVVFTGTRHFRH; this comes from the coding sequence ATGACTCTTGCACTGCTGTCAGTCTGGGACAAGACCGGGATCCTTGATCTCGCCCGTGCCCTGATTGCAAAAAACATTGGAATCTTAAGTTCAGGCGGAACGGCAAAGGCTCTGCGTGAAGCCGGCATTCCTGCAAAAGACGTTTCAGACTATACCTGTTTTCCTGAGATGATGGACGGCCGTGTAAAGACCCTCCACCCGAAGGTCCACGGCGGTCTTCTTGGCCGCAGAGGCATCGACGATGAAGTCATGGCAAAACACGGCATTGAGCCGATCGACATCCTCTGTGTCAATCTGTATCCGTTCGAGGAGATGTCCAAGAAGAATCTCCCGCTCGAGGAACTCATCGAGTTCGTCGATATCGGCGGCCCCGCCATGATCCGTGCGGCATCCAAGAACTACAAGGATGTTGCCGTTTTGACCGATCCATCTGATTATCCGATGGCTATCGAAGCGATCAAAACAGGAGGGTTCACCCCGGAGCAGAAACTCCGTCTTGCAACGAAAGCATTCACCCGCACGGCTGCATACGATGCTTTGATCTCCAACTATCTCAACGGCATCGAGAAGGAGTTCCCGGATGTATACACTGTTCAGTTTGGAAACGGCAGAAAACTCAGATACGGAGAAAATCCGCATCAGATGGCCGCCGTCTACGGGACGTCCGGCATCGCCGGTCAGGTCGCTCTGCAGGGCAAAGAGATGTCCTACAACAATTATCTTGATGTTCACGCCGCCGTCAGTTTGTGCAGAGAACTAGATGGATTTGCGACGGTAATCGTGAAGCACAATAATCCGTGCGGTGTGGCTGTCGGAAAGAATCAGCTTGAGTCGTATCTCAAGGCCCGGGATGTCGATCCGGTTTCGGCCTACGGCTCGGTCGTTGCGATGAGTACACCTGTCGATACCGAGATCGCCAAGGAGATCTGCTCGACGTTCGTTGAGGTCCTGATCGCTCCGTCGTTCAGCGACGAGGCACGTGAGATGATGAAGACGAAACAGAACATGCGTCTTCTGCTTCTTCCTCCGGCAGAACCTGCGGACGAGATCCGCACAATCGACGGCGGTATTCTCGTTCAGAGGACCCCGGCATACATCGAGGACTGGAAGGTCGTCTCAAAGCGTGCCCCGACCCCGGACGAAGTCGAAGCACTCAAACTCGCCTGGAAGGTGGTCAAGTACGCTAAAAGTAATGCGATCATCTACGCGAACAAGACCGAGACGGTTGGTATCGGTGTTGGTCAGATGAACCGTGTGGACTCGGCAAAGCTCGCTGTCCAGAAAGCTGCGGAGTTCGGCAGAACGATGAAAGGAACCGTGATCGGGTCCGATGCGTTCCTGCCGTTCTCGGATACACTGGAAGTGGCGGCTGCCGCTGGGGCAACTGCGCTTATTCAGCCGGGTGGCTCGATCCGTGACGCCGAGGTGCTCGCAAAAGCGGATGAACTCGGTGTCGCGGTCGTGTTCACCGGAACACGGCACTTCAGACATTAA
- the dnaJ gene encoding molecular chaperone DnaJ, producing the protein MGSESYYDVLGLPRNATETDIKKAYRNLAKKYHPDVCKDDGAEEKFKSINEAYDVLSDETKRRQYDQIGHDNFTNASKGNYSGAGGAGGAGFNADFSGFGDIFDFFGGGGRKQSGPREGDDLLMRIQITLEEAVFGAQKEIEVMHMESCPDCDGTGSSTKKTTTCSKCGGTGQIKQVKNSIFGQMVTQSPCPNCGGRGKIPESPCKKCNGTGRTKVRRKVTVSVPAGIDSGMRLRMEGYGEAGDYGARNGDLYIEVYVVSNPKFDREDDNLITQYEISPAQAVLGCEVEIETIDRTKVALKVPAGIAYGTRLRIAGEGVRRRGNYGNLLVRIVIATPKKISSAEKELYEKLLKAEGSAGSPSSSKDDEKEGRKKRGIFK; encoded by the coding sequence ATGGGTTCGGAATCGTACTATGATGTCTTAGGTTTGCCCCGTAATGCTACGGAGACAGACATTAAAAAGGCTTACCGAAACCTCGCCAAGAAATATCACCCGGATGTCTGCAAGGATGACGGGGCTGAGGAGAAGTTCAAGTCGATCAACGAGGCGTATGATGTTCTTTCAGACGAGACGAAACGCCGGCAGTATGATCAGATTGGACATGATAATTTCACGAATGCATCGAAGGGTAACTACTCTGGTGCTGGAGGCGCAGGAGGCGCAGGATTCAATGCGGACTTCTCGGGATTCGGAGATATCTTCGATTTCTTTGGCGGAGGGGGCCGCAAACAGAGCGGACCAAGAGAGGGCGACGATCTTTTGATGCGGATCCAGATAACGCTTGAGGAAGCGGTATTCGGAGCACAGAAAGAGATCGAGGTCATGCATATGGAAAGCTGTCCTGATTGTGACGGGACAGGCAGTTCAACGAAGAAGACCACCACATGCAGTAAATGCGGCGGAACTGGTCAGATCAAACAGGTGAAGAACTCGATCTTCGGCCAGATGGTCACCCAGTCCCCGTGTCCAAATTGCGGTGGAAGAGGGAAGATCCCCGAGTCTCCGTGTAAGAAATGTAACGGGACGGGGAGGACCAAGGTTCGCCGTAAGGTGACGGTCAGTGTACCTGCAGGAATCGACAGCGGCATGCGTCTGCGTATGGAAGGATACGGCGAGGCAGGAGATTACGGAGCGAGAAACGGCGATCTGTATATCGAAGTCTATGTCGTGTCGAATCCGAAGTTCGACCGCGAGGATGACAATCTGATCACGCAGTATGAGATCTCGCCGGCACAGGCGGTCCTCGGCTGCGAGGTCGAGATCGAGACGATCGACAGAACGAAGGTCGCGCTGAAGGTGCCGGCAGGAATTGCCTACGGGACCCGTCTCCGGATCGCCGGCGAAGGTGTTCGAAGACGCGGCAATTATGGAAACCTGCTTGTCAGGATCGTGATCGCGACCCCTAAGAAGATCTCCTCGGCTGAAAAAGAGCTGTATGAAAAGCTTCTGAAGGCAGAGGGAAGTGCCGGTTCTCCCTCATCATCCAAGGATGATGAGAAGGAAGGCCGGAAGAAACGAGGGATCTTTAAGTAA